The Microscilla marina ATCC 23134 nucleotide sequence TTAATGTGTTACTTTTTTTACCTCAAGTTTATCAGGGCATTGTGCCAACAATTGGGTTTGGGTAAGTTGTAATACTGGATGTACCAGCAAAGGAGCTATTTCTACCAAAGGTGTTAAAGTAAATCTGCGGAGAGCAATTTGGCTGTGTGGTACATTCAAATCCTCGCTCTCTAGCATCATTTGATCATAGTATAAAATATCAATATCAATTAGTCGTTCACCCCATTTCCTGTATTTTTGCCGCCCCATGGCTGCCTCTATGCTTTGGGTTACCCTTAGCAACTCCCTTACTTCCAGAGAAGTATTGATTGCCAATACCTGATTATAAAACACGGGTTGATCTGCTATGCCCCAAGGCATTGTTTCATAAATAGCCGAGTGTTTTTGTACCCTGCCTGCTTGGCTTGTCAGCATTTGTATGGCTGTATGTAGGTTTTGGGTTTTGTCTCCTAGGTTGGTTCCCAGCAATAAATAAGTAATAGACATAAAACAATTAATTGTAATTTATTGGGCAAAGTTAATATTGCTATTGCTATCTTAAATTAACTCTGTTTGTTTTTTTCTATTTTTGTTTACAACCATTGATAGTCATCCAAATTTAAAGATTATGATTCGTAGATTTTTAGGTAATGTCTTAGCTACATTCGTTGGTATTAGTTTGTTTACCGGGCTGGTCATTTTTTTCATATTTACCCTTGTAAGTAGTAGCAGTACTATCACTACTGACCAAAAGAGTGTATTGTTGCTTAAGTTAAATGGTAATATTACCGAACTAGACATAGATAACCCTGTACCTAGCCTTGACAATCCTTTGAATCCGGTGGTTGATGGCACAGGTTTGATGGGAATTTTGCATAACATAGAAAAAGCTAAAAATGATCCTAACATTGCTGGCATAGTGCTGCATTTGCAAAGTATAGGGGCTGGTTTTGCTTCATTAAAAGAGTTAAGAGAGGCTTTGAATGATTTTAAGCAGAGCAAAAAGTTTGTTTGGGCTTATGGCGAATACCTCAGCGAAGGCGCTTATTACTTGACCTCTGTTGCCAATAAAATTTACCTGAACCCTACGGGATCGCTTGAGTTCAATGGGTTGAGTGCACAACGTACATTTTACAAAGGAGCTTTTGATAAATTAGACATAAAACCAGAGATTTTCAGGGTAGGTACTTATAAAAGTGCTGTGGAGCCCTATATGACTGATAAAATGAGTGAAGCAAGCCGAAGACAAACCGAGTCTTACCTCAATAGTATTTATGATTTATACTTAAAAGATATTGCCACTTCCCGTAAAGTATCTCTTGCTCGGCTTACTCAGGCATCAGACAGTGGCTTGGTACAAAGTCCAGCAGACGCACTTAAGTATCAATTGATTA carries:
- the folK gene encoding 2-amino-4-hydroxy-6-hydroxymethyldihydropteridine diphosphokinase, whose protein sequence is MSITYLLLGTNLGDKTQNLHTAIQMLTSQAGRVQKHSAIYETMPWGIADQPVFYNQVLAINTSLEVRELLRVTQSIEAAMGRQKYRKWGERLIDIDILYYDQMMLESEDLNVPHSQIALRRFTLTPLVEIAPLLVHPVLQLTQTQLLAQCPDKLEVKKVTH